The segment AAGACAGATGGCAGAAAACAGAGAACAGATTGAAGTATATCCCCCCTAGTCCGCCACTGATACAATGGCGAGACTAACAGGGGGGACGCCCAAAGAGTTGAATTTATTTTGTTAACAGTTTTGGGCGCAGAATACAAAAAATACGGAACGGATATACAATAGAAATACGGTAGAAATATAGTGGAAATACATAGATATAATAAAAATCAAAAAATAGATATACGGTAGATATACATGGAAATACGTAGTAGATAGACAACGTATTTCAACCCCGTTGATGTTAATACTATCTACGGGGACAATATATTTCTTTTTTACATATTTCTATACATTTCAATTTATATCAATTTTATTTCTAATCTTTATCTTCTGACATCTGTCATTCCCGAGCAATCGGGAATCTAAAAATTATAATCATCATTGGATTTCTGCTGGAGTTTATCCCTGTGTAAAAAGAGGCAGGAATAGCAAATAATGGATTCCTGTTCCCTGCTTACTACCTGCAGGGACATGTTTCACAGGAATGACATGGAAGGGTAGGGGGTCTTGAATTTGTTATCTAATTCCTGATTAAGCGCGCGCAATCATTGTCCATATAACCGAAGTTAAAATCCACAGAGGAAGAATAAGTCCGAGCCCGCCCAAAATTATACCTGCTATAGCAAATCCTTTTCCTCTAAGGTTGTCGCTACTTTTGTTAATTTTTATTATACTGATAATACCCAGAAGGATGCTTAATAGAGGGATGGTTCCAAAACTTGATAATCCCATACCCAAAATTAATCCTGAAATAGATACTATAAAGCTAACAATTGCCGTTTTGCTCCACCGAGAATTAATGCTATTGTTGTCCATTTTTTTATTTGGTTATTTTATTTATAAATCCTTCTATTCTATTTAATCCTTCTGTAATATCTTCCATTGAAGTTGCGTAGGATAATCTTATAAAATTGTCGTCTCCAAAAACATATCCCGGAACAACTGCTACTTTTGCATTAGTTAAAAGAAGTTCCGTTAATTCCAACGAATTTTTAATTGTTTTTCCGTCTAACTGTTTTCCGATAAGTTCGGATATGTTCGCAAAACAATAAAATGCTCCTTGCGGCTTAATCACAGAAATATGTTCTATTGAATTAATTTTTTTCACCATATAATCCCGTCTTTTTTTAAATTCTTCAACCATTTGTTTTAAATTTTCCTGATTGCCGTTTAGGGCTTCTACCCCGGCAAGTTGAGAGATAGATGTTGGATTAGAGGTTGAATGGCTCTGCAAATTCGACATTGCCCGAACAATTTCTTTTGACCCTGCGGCATAACCTAATCGCCAACCGGTCATGGAATAAGCTTTGGAAAAACCGTTTATTACTATTGTTAGTTTTTTGATGTCGCTACCCAAAGAAGCAATACTTGTATGTTCTAAATTGTCGTAAATAATTTTTTCATATATTTCGTCAGATATGCAAAAAATATTTTTTTCTATTAAGATTTTACTTAAACTTGAAAGTTCTTCTTTTGTGTAAACCATGCCTGTAGGATTGCAAGGAGAATTCAAGATTAACAGCTTTGTTTTAGGTGTTATTGC is part of the bacterium genome and harbors:
- a CDS encoding DUF4190 domain-containing protein, producing MDNNSINSRWSKTAIVSFIVSISGLILGMGLSSFGTIPLLSILLGIISIIKINKSSDNLRGKGFAIAGIILGGLGLILPLWILTSVIWTMIARA
- a CDS encoding pyridoxal phosphate-dependent aminotransferase, whose product is MSISRKISLISPSATLAITAKAKKMKSEGVNVVGFGAGEPDFDTPINIKQAAKKAIDNGFTKYTPASGIKELKEAICKKLKKDNELDYSPEEIIVSCGAKHSLFNTILALCNEEDEVIIPSPYWVSYPEMVKVTGAKPIFIKTTQDAKFKITPQQLLEAITPKTKLLILNSPCNPTGMVYTKEELSSLSKILIEKNIFCISDEIYEKIIYDNLEHTSIASLGSDIKKLTIVINGFSKAYSMTGWRLGYAAGSKEIVRAMSNLQSHSTSNPTSISQLAGVEALNGNQENLKQMVEEFKKRRDYMVKKINSIEHISVIKPQGAFYCFANISELIGKQLDGKTIKNSLELTELLLTNAKVAVVPGYVFGDDNFIRLSYATSMEDITEGLNRIEGFINKITK